A genomic stretch from Rhodomicrobium vannielii ATCC 17100 includes:
- a CDS encoding DUF1656 domain-containing protein — protein MIGELDIYGVFVPALLLWMLIAYAVTAMLRSLCQRLGLYRYAWHRALFDISLYFIVLGAVVALETSLLPGS, from the coding sequence ATGATCGGCGAACTCGACATCTACGGCGTGTTCGTGCCGGCGCTCCTCCTCTGGATGCTGATCGCCTACGCCGTCACCGCGATGTTGCGCAGCTTATGCCAACGCCTTGGCCTCTACCGCTATGCGTGGCACCGCGCGTTGTTCGACATCTCCCTCTATTTCATTGTGCTGGGCGCGGTCGTCGCGCTCGAAACGAGCCTGTTACCCGGATCATGA
- a CDS encoding MarR family winged helix-turn-helix transcriptional regulator encodes MPPDESIRALRASFTRSLILASRRWKTLADATMKSRDLSHATALVVIVIDSLGSAVTQIELAREIGIEGPTLVRLLDQLEKQGRIERRENPDDRRAKLVTLSGAGKDLVAEIQMELERLRNESLAGVDPRDLEAALRVFAAMRNFTDARSDGTGGSE; translated from the coding sequence ATGCCTCCGGACGAGTCCATTCGCGCACTTCGGGCGTCGTTCACGCGCTCGCTCATCCTCGCGTCTCGCCGCTGGAAAACGCTTGCCGACGCGACCATGAAAAGCCGCGACCTCTCGCACGCCACCGCGCTCGTGGTTATTGTCATCGACAGCCTCGGCAGCGCCGTGACCCAGATCGAACTTGCGCGCGAAATCGGCATTGAGGGGCCGACGCTCGTGCGACTGCTCGATCAACTCGAAAAGCAGGGGCGGATCGAGCGGCGCGAAAACCCGGACGACCGGCGCGCGAAACTTGTCACCCTCTCTGGGGCGGGCAAAGATCTCGTCGCCGAAATCCAGATGGAATTGGAAAGACTGCGGAACGAGTCGCTTGCCGGCGTCGATCCACGAGACCTCGAAGCGGCGCTTCGCGTCTTCGCCGCCATGCGCAATTTCACCGATGCGCGAAGCGATGGGACCGGAGGGAGCGAGTGA
- a CDS encoding FUSC family protein yields the protein MTLPDFRAWVFSLKVLSAGLLALYISMWAGLTRPYWALATVYITSQAFDGATQSKALYRAVGTAVGAAAAVAILPNVVNSPELAVLAIALWVAVCLYISMLDRTARSYTAMLAGYTVALIGFPAVDDPAGIFDAAVSRTEEITLGILCAALVSGLVLPRSAAPVFAVQLGAWLKSARAWTREVLRREPRAVMDTRAGRLRLASDAIALEALAAQLPREATSLPVSEQALALLRQHMLMLLPLLTSVSDRLKAIEGTDAAATLQPILDDVADWFQADTAAPEDAAILLARLDAFEHSLREGDLWRDLLVAGLVVRLRELVNLKQDIRHLRANIETGGLLAAPCAFEYTAKAREVRHRDHMMAVFSAFGAFIAIVMVCAVWIATGWQDGSAAAMLASVACCFFATQDDPVPAMIGFATAAILGVTGALFHQFALMPRAISFEMVALALAPGLIFSGLLMTNPATAAIGLGTAVNGAMALAIQDHYSADFPAFANSGLALVAGVWIATASIAVFRSLDSGWATKRLHAQNRASLVLAASGRGSESGLELAALMLDRVSLMATRLSKQPPDKSALSATLLREVRIGINIVELRRVRRQVSKPARLAINHTLAEVARHVRSGDDEPSAALLESIDAALAVSVREPETSATQHATLGLAGIRRALFPAAPDPRLIRVDNAVAA from the coding sequence GTGACTCTTCCCGATTTCCGCGCGTGGGTGTTTTCACTCAAGGTTTTGTCCGCCGGACTTCTCGCGCTGTACATCTCGATGTGGGCCGGACTCACGCGTCCCTACTGGGCGCTCGCCACCGTCTACATCACGAGCCAGGCTTTCGACGGTGCGACGCAATCGAAGGCGCTCTACCGTGCGGTCGGCACGGCCGTTGGTGCCGCGGCGGCGGTTGCCATCCTGCCGAACGTCGTTAACTCGCCTGAACTGGCCGTGCTTGCCATCGCACTCTGGGTTGCGGTCTGTCTCTACATCTCGATGCTGGACCGCACGGCGCGAAGCTACACTGCCATGCTCGCGGGTTACACTGTTGCGCTGATCGGTTTTCCGGCGGTGGATGACCCGGCGGGCATCTTTGATGCGGCCGTGTCGCGGACCGAGGAAATCACTCTCGGCATCCTGTGCGCGGCGCTTGTGTCGGGCCTGGTGCTGCCCCGATCCGCCGCGCCGGTTTTTGCCGTGCAACTCGGTGCCTGGCTCAAGTCCGCAAGAGCCTGGACGCGCGAAGTGTTGCGCCGGGAGCCGCGAGCGGTAATGGATACGCGGGCGGGGCGCCTTCGTCTGGCGTCCGACGCCATCGCGCTGGAAGCGCTCGCCGCGCAACTTCCTCGCGAGGCCACAAGCCTTCCTGTTTCAGAGCAAGCGCTCGCCCTGCTGCGTCAGCATATGCTGATGCTGCTGCCGCTGCTTACCTCCGTGTCCGACCGGCTGAAGGCGATCGAGGGAACCGACGCAGCGGCCACTCTCCAGCCAATCCTCGACGATGTGGCCGACTGGTTCCAGGCCGACACCGCCGCCCCGGAGGACGCGGCGATCCTGCTGGCACGCCTCGACGCGTTCGAACACAGCCTGCGCGAGGGCGATCTTTGGCGCGACCTCCTCGTTGCGGGGTTGGTTGTGCGGCTGCGCGAACTCGTGAACCTCAAGCAGGACATCCGCCATCTTCGCGCGAATATCGAAACAGGCGGCCTGCTTGCAGCGCCGTGTGCCTTCGAATACACGGCGAAGGCCAGAGAGGTGCGCCATCGCGATCACATGATGGCTGTGTTTTCCGCGTTCGGCGCATTCATCGCCATCGTCATGGTGTGCGCGGTGTGGATCGCGACCGGGTGGCAGGACGGGTCTGCTGCGGCGATGCTGGCTTCCGTTGCGTGCTGCTTCTTCGCGACTCAGGACGATCCGGTACCCGCGATGATAGGCTTCGCCACAGCCGCCATCCTGGGCGTAACCGGCGCCTTGTTCCACCAGTTCGCGCTCATGCCTCGCGCGATTTCGTTCGAGATGGTTGCGCTGGCGCTCGCACCCGGCCTCATCTTCAGCGGCCTTCTCATGACGAACCCGGCGACCGCCGCCATCGGCCTCGGAACCGCCGTCAACGGGGCCATGGCGCTGGCTATTCAGGATCACTACTCGGCGGATTTCCCGGCCTTTGCAAATTCGGGGCTGGCGCTCGTAGCGGGGGTGTGGATCGCGACTGCGTCCATCGCCGTCTTCCGCTCGCTCGATTCCGGATGGGCGACGAAGCGGCTCCACGCGCAAAATCGCGCGAGCCTGGTGCTGGCGGCGAGCGGGCGCGGCAGCGAAAGCGGCCTGGAACTCGCAGCGCTCATGCTTGACCGCGTTTCGCTGATGGCGACGCGGCTCTCCAAGCAGCCGCCCGACAAGTCCGCACTTTCGGCCACGCTGCTGCGTGAGGTGCGCATCGGCATCAACATCGTGGAGCTGCGCCGCGTGCGGCGGCAGGTGTCGAAGCCCGCGCGGCTTGCCATCAACCATACGCTGGCCGAAGTCGCGCGGCACGTCCGCAGCGGCGACGATGAGCCATCTGCGGCGCTTCTCGAAAGCATTGACGCCGCGCTCGCCGTTTCCGTGCGCGAGCCGGAGACGAGCGCCACGCAGCATGCGACGCTCGGCCTGGCGGGGATTCGTCGCGCTCTTTTCCCCGCCGCGCCCGACCCTCGGCTAATCCGCGTCGACAACGCGGTGGCGGCATGA
- a CDS encoding MvdC/MvdD family ATP grasp protein, producing the protein MAGKILIVTGEFDSTADLMVVCLRARNIPFERFHPQDIPRDATISLSYGPDRAPVATLRDLSGPVEWSQFSSVWYRRPEPFSLAKTLTPEEQEFAWHECTAVVQGLYRAFDAFWVNHPDKIRVAESKPLQLTLAHKLGFAIPRTLFTNDPEALGRFFEECKGRVVYKSMTQGVLGKSGQQSVYTSRLTAEHVQQADLLKNSPGLFQQEITKACDLRITVIGDRVFPVEIRSQSNPESIVDWRRGEVPRMEHKPHQLPAEIERRCLALNERLGLNYSAIDMILTPDGEYVFLEINPTGQFGWIQDVTGLPLIDTLADLLVGEGA; encoded by the coding sequence ATGGCCGGAAAAATCCTTATCGTTACCGGAGAGTTCGACTCGACGGCCGACCTGATGGTCGTATGCCTGCGAGCGCGCAACATCCCGTTCGAGCGGTTCCACCCGCAGGACATTCCCCGCGATGCCACGATCTCCCTGAGCTATGGCCCGGATCGCGCCCCGGTTGCTACCCTCCGAGACCTTTCGGGCCCCGTCGAATGGTCCCAATTTTCGAGTGTCTGGTATCGGCGGCCGGAGCCGTTTTCTCTGGCGAAGACGTTAACCCCCGAAGAGCAGGAATTTGCCTGGCACGAATGCACGGCAGTCGTACAGGGGCTGTATCGCGCCTTCGATGCCTTCTGGGTGAACCATCCTGACAAGATCCGTGTCGCGGAATCGAAACCGCTGCAATTGACGTTGGCTCACAAGCTGGGCTTCGCGATCCCGAGAACGCTTTTCACAAACGATCCGGAGGCACTCGGGCGCTTTTTCGAAGAGTGCAAAGGCCGCGTCGTCTACAAATCCATGACGCAGGGTGTTCTCGGAAAAAGTGGGCAGCAGTCGGTCTACACCTCCCGGCTGACAGCCGAGCATGTCCAGCAAGCCGACCTCTTGAAAAACTCGCCGGGGCTGTTCCAGCAAGAAATCACGAAGGCGTGTGATCTGAGGATCACGGTCATCGGCGACCGCGTCTTCCCGGTCGAAATCCGGTCCCAGTCCAACCCTGAAAGCATTGTCGACTGGCGCCGGGGCGAAGTGCCGCGCATGGAGCACAAGCCGCACCAACTGCCCGCGGAAATCGAGCGGCGATGCCTCGCGCTGAACGAGCGGCTGGGTCTCAATTACTCCGCGATCGACATGATCCTGACGCCCGATGGGGAGTACGTCTTTCTAGAGATTAATCCGACAGGACAGTTCGGTTGGATTCAGGATGTTACAGGGTTGCCCTTGATCGATACGCTGGCCGACCTGTTGGTCGGCGAGGGTGCCTGA
- a CDS encoding DUF2330 domain-containing protein: MLGAILPAVFLIPLPALADMGRVMVSNQGVTVEESAQKAIILANGREEVLILGTEIGASGKTSILRFIPFPAEPKAELAAPGAFQQLASLAKKYDLRFQSRWQTKGGSSSKDEGVKVVSSARLGAHDLTTVRIRDVAAFRSWVNDYFKSHDLPLADAYPTEEAIVADYVARGLTYFVLDYVALEKETRFIEPVAYRFASAELYYPLVTSNSFGGKGAIELFVVAPVTLCRPGSNDGMGYFRGDDHDLAVTIPGQPDRKCLDLPVKASTSARLPVEERDLDAIYSGWAELFADTPMFLQAFRYTGDYHFAADILVPVIGEGNALKAEEDGRNPFAPLRDLALPEACHLKPEGGRCKANFEAYYFDPAAGACKWFSYGGCGGVVPFETLDACEKSCLPKN; this comes from the coding sequence TTGCTGGGAGCTATCTTACCTGCGGTTTTCCTCATCCCGCTGCCGGCGCTGGCAGACATGGGGCGCGTGATGGTTTCGAACCAGGGCGTCACCGTTGAGGAAAGCGCACAAAAGGCGATCATCCTCGCCAACGGCAGGGAAGAAGTCCTCATCCTTGGGACGGAAATCGGCGCGAGCGGCAAGACGTCGATCCTGCGTTTCATCCCGTTCCCGGCCGAGCCGAAAGCCGAGCTCGCCGCGCCCGGCGCTTTCCAGCAACTCGCCAGCCTCGCCAAGAAATACGACCTCCGTTTCCAGAGCCGGTGGCAAACGAAAGGCGGCAGCTCATCGAAAGACGAGGGCGTCAAAGTCGTGTCGTCCGCCCGTCTCGGCGCGCATGATCTGACGACGGTCAGGATTCGCGATGTCGCGGCCTTCCGCTCGTGGGTCAACGATTATTTCAAGAGCCACGACCTGCCGCTCGCCGATGCTTACCCGACGGAAGAGGCCATCGTGGCGGATTATGTGGCGCGCGGGTTGACTTATTTCGTGCTCGACTACGTGGCGCTTGAGAAGGAGACGCGCTTCATCGAGCCGGTCGCGTACCGCTTCGCGAGCGCGGAGCTTTATTATCCGCTGGTGACGTCCAACAGCTTCGGTGGCAAGGGTGCGATCGAACTTTTCGTCGTCGCGCCGGTTACGCTTTGCCGCCCCGGCTCCAACGATGGCATGGGCTATTTCCGGGGCGATGATCACGATCTGGCGGTCACTATCCCCGGCCAACCCGATCGCAAATGCCTCGACCTGCCGGTGAAGGCGAGCACGTCCGCGCGCCTGCCTGTCGAGGAACGCGACCTCGACGCCATCTATTCCGGCTGGGCCGAGCTTTTCGCAGATACGCCGATGTTCCTGCAGGCGTTTCGTTACACGGGCGACTACCACTTCGCGGCGGATATCCTTGTGCCGGTGATCGGTGAGGGCAACGCGCTCAAGGCCGAGGAAGACGGCCGCAATCCGTTCGCGCCGCTTCGCGACCTGGCGCTTCCGGAAGCCTGCCATCTCAAGCCTGAGGGCGGGCGCTGCAAGGCCAATTTCGAAGCCTATTATTTCGATCCCGCTGCCGGAGCCTGCAAATGGTTTTCCTATGGCGGTTGCGGCGGCGTCGTGCCGTTTGAGACGCTCGATGCATGCGAGAAAAGCTGCCTACCGAAGAACTGA
- a CDS encoding GumC family protein, translated as MKNLSHSASFQPRENNAPSNAGIKQLVRVEAQALAPAKLGYASVGYGTAPEEGDKLAVSFRRYAHLLVKHEWVILGVILTSCVLGAIHNLLKTPHYAANVRIQIEREGAKIVESGTTSPTETGSADFLRTQYELLKSRAMAERVTSALYLYKDDSFFKPRDVSALGLITGYFSRMPTSSQASKVATAADILMNAVTIKPVPGSRLVDIRYLDPNPQRAQIIANGYADAYVASNLNRRFEANAYAKTFLDERIKQLQIRLQESEQVLIDFAEKEGMVEVNDKASIAENSLAAANTATGHLISERIKNEQLWRQVESTTAINLPQLLTNQVVDTLRGQRKALETEYQEKLENFKPSYPEMVQISNKIKEVDRQFTAEVKAIRNSLKAAYQSSLAQEVEMKGRIEELRAEVIDLQKKGIRYNILKREVETNRNLYNSLLQRLKEVDIAGGVGANNIFIVDRAVAPNFPSEPSLSRTLILAFGFGLIIGIGLSLLLEMLDDRVRAPEEVEEISGLPTLGIIPRDESDMELSVVLKDPRSHVAEAYRSFATALQFSTDTGLPRSIAVTSAGAGEGKSTTAVAIARHFAQMGLKVLLIDADLRRPSLHIKLNLDNSIGLSNYLTGSLMPPDLVQRTDHPNLAFMASGPLPPNAADLLSGPRIYSLISLGSDVFNLIVFDSPPVLGLADAQLLSSASAATVFVVGAGDNRKGALRAALRRMPMARVTLLGTLLTKFDSKSVGYAYGQGYDYKYGYHMNDDEADGSTQTPQLARY; from the coding sequence ATGAAGAATTTGTCCCATAGCGCATCCTTCCAGCCGAGGGAGAATAATGCACCATCAAATGCCGGGATCAAACAGCTAGTTCGGGTCGAAGCTCAAGCGCTCGCGCCAGCAAAGCTTGGCTATGCCTCCGTTGGATATGGCACCGCGCCTGAGGAAGGGGATAAGCTGGCGGTTTCGTTCCGTCGTTATGCTCATCTACTGGTTAAGCATGAGTGGGTCATACTGGGAGTGATACTCACTTCTTGCGTTCTCGGCGCAATCCATAACTTGCTCAAGACACCTCATTACGCTGCAAACGTCAGAATACAGATTGAGCGGGAAGGCGCTAAAATCGTCGAAAGCGGAACGACGAGCCCGACAGAAACGGGCAGCGCAGACTTCCTGCGCACGCAATACGAGCTCCTGAAAAGCCGTGCTATGGCAGAGCGCGTGACGTCGGCGCTTTATCTTTATAAAGATGACTCGTTTTTTAAGCCACGCGATGTTTCTGCATTGGGACTGATAACCGGCTACTTCTCGCGGATGCCGACATCCTCCCAAGCGTCAAAAGTCGCCACCGCTGCCGATATCCTGATGAATGCTGTCACGATCAAGCCTGTTCCAGGCTCACGGCTCGTCGACATTCGTTATCTTGACCCAAACCCACAACGCGCTCAGATCATAGCGAACGGCTATGCAGACGCATACGTTGCCTCCAATCTAAACCGGAGGTTCGAGGCGAACGCCTACGCAAAGACGTTCCTCGATGAGAGGATCAAGCAGTTGCAGATAAGGCTGCAGGAATCCGAACAGGTTCTGATCGATTTCGCGGAAAAGGAGGGGATGGTCGAAGTAAACGATAAAGCTTCGATCGCGGAAAACAGCCTTGCCGCCGCGAACACTGCGACAGGTCATCTAATTTCCGAGCGTATCAAAAACGAGCAGCTTTGGCGTCAGGTCGAGAGCACGACCGCTATTAATCTGCCCCAGCTTCTGACCAACCAGGTTGTAGACACATTGCGCGGTCAACGCAAAGCGCTGGAAACCGAGTACCAGGAAAAGCTGGAAAACTTTAAGCCAAGCTATCCGGAGATGGTGCAGATCTCTAACAAGATCAAAGAAGTAGATAGGCAGTTTACCGCTGAAGTGAAGGCAATTCGAAACTCCTTGAAAGCTGCCTATCAGTCTTCTCTCGCCCAGGAAGTCGAGATGAAGGGAAGAATAGAGGAACTGCGCGCAGAAGTTATTGATCTTCAGAAGAAAGGCATTCGCTACAACATATTAAAAAGAGAAGTTGAGACCAACCGTAATTTGTACAACAGCCTTCTACAACGCCTCAAGGAAGTGGACATCGCCGGCGGCGTCGGAGCCAACAATATATTCATCGTAGACCGAGCTGTCGCTCCGAACTTCCCATCCGAGCCGAGCCTGAGTCGTACGCTTATTCTTGCATTTGGCTTTGGACTCATTATCGGGATCGGACTTTCTCTTTTGCTGGAGATGCTTGATGATCGCGTGCGAGCACCCGAGGAAGTCGAAGAAATTTCGGGACTGCCAACACTGGGCATCATTCCCCGCGATGAATCCGACATGGAATTAAGTGTCGTCCTTAAAGATCCTCGTTCGCATGTAGCGGAAGCGTATCGCTCTTTCGCGACGGCGTTACAGTTCTCTACCGATACCGGATTGCCGCGATCGATTGCTGTGACGAGCGCGGGCGCCGGTGAGGGTAAATCGACCACAGCGGTTGCGATCGCCCGCCATTTCGCACAAATGGGCCTGAAGGTTCTGCTGATCGACGCGGATCTGAGGCGGCCATCTCTGCACATCAAGCTAAATCTCGATAATTCGATTGGCCTCAGTAACTACCTGACCGGCTCCTTGATGCCGCCGGATTTGGTGCAGAGAACGGATCATCCCAATCTCGCATTCATGGCGTCTGGGCCTCTTCCGCCGAACGCAGCCGATCTCCTCAGTGGCCCCCGAATCTACTCGCTCATCTCGCTCGGGTCGGATGTATTTAATCTCATAGTCTTTGATTCACCTCCGGTGTTGGGCCTTGCTGACGCGCAACTGCTCTCAAGCGCCTCAGCGGCAACAGTTTTTGTCGTGGGCGCCGGCGACAACAGGAAAGGTGCGCTCCGTGCCGCGCTACGCCGGATGCCCATGGCCCGCGTAACACTGCTCGGTACGCTACTTACAAAGTTCGACTCGAAGTCGGTCGGATACGCTTACGGGCAGGGCTACGATTATAAGTACGGTTACCATATGAATGACGACGAAGCTGATGGCAGCACGCAAACGCCGCAGCTTGCTCGTTACTGA
- a CDS encoding methyl-accepting chemotaxis protein, protein MLNVLFAPAMAIMSRLHFGAKLGLAGLLFVVPLATLSFELYSELDRDFQFNQKERIGIELMMPARRLLQAAQDYGIANPIALTGQEEAKKKEAKSREAVDEILELLTSKINPIQSFQKTKETLPILKQNWKAINIASAFKAIDVGNDKMIEFTNKIQDFIVLIADESNLTLDPEADAYHLILTTTSSIPALTSDLIRLGYEGEAVLSRKESSASERVRLSVLSEMVSRDFDALRQGLDKAMMANPNVVETIKARTDQARVAAAYFHKREVGALLRGDFSSERDEFAKRGSYAVEKLYALMDFSLDTLDGILASRGQKAERNMQFVFLVNGAGLFLVLYIFIGTLLSVLRSLKAIENGANRLARGDLAEQVESHSKDELRKVGHAVNSVMATLQKFSAAQLDMARAHNSEGRISARLRAHEFAGTYGEIAHNVNEMVRGQIDLTMHIAKLVEEYADGDFSKRIPPQPGERKVITDAIEKVRDRLEAGANAARYTARVKAALDNVGVPVRIADTEGRITYVNKTFMTMLEKHEAAFQQQYPGFDAGKIVGSVEVFGKNDSAWTSAHSQKEPALRRVFGGRDFDIVISPVIDEHGERLGTAAQWNDMTEQLIAEREIAALVDAAAAGNYSKRALEAGKSGFLLQMSQGLNAILGTSEHALNDIDRLLKALAAGDLSQKIDNRFEGVFADLKNNSNRTVDQLRVIIAQIRAGSGTIQNAASEIASANDDLSRRTENQASNLEETASSIEGIASTVKQNAENAQEANKLAAEASKCALHGGKLVAKVVTTMNDITASNREIADITTIIDAIAFQTNLLALNAAVEAARAGEQGRGFAVVASEVRSLAQRVAEAAKDIKSVIANSVGKVDEGAKLVESAGMAMQEIVGQVQRVSSIVGDIAMASKEQSESVQQVNVAITQIDGITQQNAALVEEATASARSLEEQAHELVDAVAFFKIAEERSSSRSEPALSHGFAKRVKDPALH, encoded by the coding sequence ATGTTGAACGTACTTTTCGCGCCAGCCATGGCGATCATGAGCAGACTTCATTTTGGAGCGAAGTTGGGTCTCGCTGGTCTTCTGTTTGTTGTGCCGTTGGCGACGCTGTCATTTGAACTGTACAGCGAGCTCGACAGAGACTTTCAGTTCAATCAAAAGGAACGGATCGGAATTGAATTGATGATGCCTGCGCGCCGACTGCTACAGGCGGCGCAGGACTATGGCATCGCAAACCCTATCGCCCTCACCGGTCAGGAGGAGGCAAAAAAGAAAGAGGCAAAGTCCAGAGAGGCTGTCGATGAAATACTGGAGCTTTTGACGAGTAAAATCAACCCGATTCAGTCGTTCCAGAAGACGAAGGAAACTTTGCCTATTTTGAAACAAAACTGGAAGGCAATAAATATTGCGTCTGCTTTCAAGGCGATCGATGTCGGCAACGACAAGATGATCGAATTTACGAACAAGATCCAAGATTTCATTGTTCTTATCGCTGACGAAAGCAACTTGACGCTGGACCCGGAAGCGGATGCATACCACCTCATCTTGACGACGACCTCAAGCATTCCGGCGCTCACCAGCGATCTGATCCGTCTCGGATATGAAGGCGAAGCTGTGCTTTCGAGGAAAGAAAGCTCAGCATCCGAGCGCGTTCGGCTGAGCGTGCTGTCAGAGATGGTAAGCCGCGATTTCGACGCATTGAGGCAAGGTCTCGATAAGGCCATGATGGCCAATCCAAACGTTGTGGAGACAATAAAAGCCAGGACCGACCAAGCAAGAGTTGCTGCGGCATATTTTCATAAAAGAGAAGTGGGCGCTCTCTTGCGTGGTGACTTCAGCAGCGAGCGGGATGAATTCGCCAAGCGCGGCTCCTACGCTGTGGAAAAGCTTTACGCACTTATGGATTTTTCGCTTGATACGCTCGACGGCATTTTAGCAAGCCGGGGCCAAAAAGCCGAAAGAAATATGCAGTTTGTTTTTCTCGTAAATGGTGCCGGGCTTTTTCTTGTTCTCTATATTTTCATCGGCACACTTCTGTCGGTTCTTCGTTCATTGAAGGCGATCGAAAATGGCGCGAACAGGCTCGCCCGTGGCGACCTTGCCGAGCAAGTCGAAAGCCATTCGAAAGATGAACTCCGGAAGGTGGGCCATGCCGTCAACAGCGTGATGGCGACGTTGCAAAAATTCTCTGCCGCGCAACTCGACATGGCGCGTGCGCATAATTCGGAAGGGCGCATTTCCGCACGCCTGCGCGCGCATGAATTTGCGGGAACCTATGGTGAGATCGCCCACAATGTGAACGAGATGGTGCGTGGGCAAATTGATCTGACGATGCACATTGCCAAACTCGTAGAGGAATACGCCGACGGCGATTTCTCAAAGCGCATTCCACCTCAGCCAGGTGAGCGCAAGGTCATTACGGACGCTATCGAGAAGGTCCGCGACAGGCTTGAAGCCGGTGCCAATGCCGCGCGGTATACCGCGCGCGTCAAGGCGGCGCTCGACAATGTTGGCGTCCCGGTTCGCATCGCCGATACCGAAGGCCGGATCACTTATGTAAATAAGACCTTCATGACGATGCTCGAAAAGCACGAAGCGGCTTTCCAGCAGCAGTATCCCGGTTTCGATGCTGGCAAGATTGTAGGGAGCGTTGAAGTATTTGGTAAAAATGACAGCGCTTGGACGTCGGCACATTCGCAAAAAGAGCCCGCCCTACGCAGAGTGTTCGGCGGACGAGACTTCGATATCGTCATCAGCCCGGTCATCGACGAGCACGGCGAACGGCTCGGGACGGCCGCGCAATGGAACGATATGACCGAACAACTAATTGCAGAAAGAGAAATAGCTGCTCTTGTCGATGCCGCCGCTGCTGGCAACTATTCGAAGCGGGCGTTGGAAGCCGGCAAATCCGGATTTCTCCTCCAGATGTCACAAGGCCTCAATGCGATCCTCGGCACGAGCGAGCATGCTCTAAATGACATCGACCGCCTTTTGAAAGCTTTGGCGGCCGGCGACCTTAGCCAGAAGATCGACAACCGTTTCGAGGGCGTGTTTGCCGATTTGAAAAACAACTCGAACAGAACTGTCGATCAGTTGCGCGTTATCATCGCGCAAATCCGAGCTGGGTCCGGGACAATCCAGAACGCCGCGAGCGAGATCGCGTCTGCGAACGATGACCTGTCAAGGCGCACAGAAAACCAGGCGTCAAACCTTGAGGAAACAGCGAGCAGCATTGAGGGAATTGCCTCAACGGTGAAGCAAAACGCCGAGAACGCGCAGGAAGCCAATAAACTCGCCGCAGAAGCATCCAAATGCGCGCTTCACGGAGGAAAGCTGGTGGCCAAGGTCGTGACGACCATGAATGACATCACCGCAAGCAATCGTGAGATTGCGGATATCACCACCATAATCGACGCCATTGCTTTCCAGACGAACCTTCTGGCTTTAAATGCAGCGGTCGAGGCGGCGCGGGCAGGCGAGCAGGGTCGTGGTTTCGCCGTGGTGGCATCGGAAGTGCGCAGTCTTGCTCAGCGTGTGGCTGAAGCCGCCAAGGATATCAAATCAGTTATTGCGAACTCGGTCGGCAAGGTTGACGAAGGGGCCAAACTCGTGGAAAGCGCCGGCATGGCGATGCAAGAGATTGTTGGCCAAGTGCAGCGCGTCAGTTCGATCGTCGGCGACATCGCGATGGCCAGCAAGGAGCAGAGCGAGAGCGTGCAGCAGGTAAATGTGGCAATCACTCAGATCGACGGTATCACGCAGCAAAATGCCGCGCTTGTAGAAGAGGCGACGGCGTCGGCGAGAAGTCTTGAGGAGCAGGCCCACGAGCTTGTCGATGCAGTCGCCTTTTTCAAGATCGCGGAGGAACGCTCTTCCTCAAGGAGCGAGCCAGCCCTTTCGCATGGTTTCGCTAAACGGGTAAAAGACCCCGCGCTGCATTGA